The Pomacea canaliculata isolate SZHN2017 linkage group LG14, ASM307304v1, whole genome shotgun sequence genomic sequence tccGGGCAAATTATGCTGGGTGATATCAGACTGTAAACCAATCTTCTCAGCCTGTGGCCTGCGTTCAGTCCCTATGGCAgcgccactgggacactctgggccaaaataaattacatgatacccttccctgtctttcctaCCGCCTacattaaagttaggacacaccaaTGCCACACAAGGACATCTCTTATGAGGTTAAACATCGCCAGTTTGTCCATAGTGTAAAGaagttttagtgtggtacatgGTATGATTGTTTGCCCTGAGCTCCAGAGTATCCACCAGCAggtttttacagaaaatactttgttttctttgttcaggtccatcccattggcagcagattttacatttttaagaaggATAGGACTTTGCCATCAGATTctcaaaaaaaattcattaaaaaattcgtataaataaaaatatttcatataaaattcatgcagcacttatccaacgaaataaggacattgtctttatttcggctcctggccattctggtatttcaggcaatgttcgagcagaccaggctgtcAGTCCCCTGGAAAAACACAGTTTCTCATCTCTTCTGACTGTAAAACTTTACTAACAACCTGACTTTATGGCAAGACCTCTGGAACACCCTccgtcaaaataaattattcgccactcttccctgtctttctgaccgcccacCCTTGTGCCATACcacaaggcgggaggaggtagtcCTCACAAGACTAAAGATAGGACACACATATGCCGAGGGGAACAACCACCGGGATGCCCCTGGTGTAGGGGTTATCTTAACGTTTTACACTTTCTAATTATCTGTCCAGAGCTCCAGACCATCCGACGACAGTTTTTTTACAGTAAACTCATTATACGtcttatttaggtccgtcccatcggcagctatttgtggctttttaaaaaggataggaCTCTTTCATCATATTTAATTTCTTACAGTTAGATATAGCTCATTTAATTTCTGgtgtgttggtggcctttttagGCTCCACCACCCTTTTtacactacattttttttctttaacatttagttCATTCATTATCTTGGTCtgtttttaagataaataaCTGGAGACTTATCTTGAAACTTTTAAAcgaaaaaatttcttttattgccatgatatagtcttagttgctggcatggcataaaacaccaaaaaacaaacaaacaaacaattgttCAGGTCCATTCCATTGGCAGCagactttacatttttaaggaggataggactttaccatcagatttaagaaatcTTATGTCctgataattgttttcttttgttttttaggtttgttggtggcctttttgggcttcatcattcctttttacactttacccactcttttacacattgtttacttcttgcttttactttataaagaattttattgttatatCCCTTGGAAAGTTTTGttcctaaacttttaaagttaagatttttttttcccatgataTGGCCCTAATTGCTGACACAGcattaatcacacacacataaaagatCCAGTCAAGGATGGTAAAGTTAATCAATAGTATACATTAGCATTTTAGATGATTTAAGTGAAGGTAAGAGGAGAATTACAACGATATGCACAGGTGAAGCCTTGTCTCTTCACAAGTGGACAGTGCACACTTTCCAGAGGGGAAGACCCTCCCATCCTTCCCTGGTGTCTATTCACTTACCCCACCTTCAGTTTTCCCCTTTCCTGCATGTGGTACCCTTTCAAATTGCAGTGTCCAGATCTGCTCTCGAGTTATGGTAAAATTTCCTCGGTATTAATTTTGGTGAAATTTGCTTAACTTAGTAGAAGGTACCCCTGGTGCTGAGAGTAAGACAACAGGGGAAGTAAATTTGCTCTCGACCAACATACAGCCTAACATTTAGTGAGGATCAGACAAATTGTGTGATTTTAAAGTTATTCAGTCACTACAAACAAGCAATGCTGCACTGCTTTATTGATATGATTTTAGTGAATGTTGCTTTGCTCACCTTCATCCTCTTATATAGCAGGAGTGGGAAATGAGTTGACAGCATGGGGCTTCAGTGGTCGACTGAAGGACGTGGAATGCAAGCTGAGCCAACAAGAAGCCAGAATAAGCAACCTGCAGTCTCAGCTGGAGTCACATAACCAGCATGTTGCTCACCTTGAGCAGAAGAAGGAACAGTTGTCTGGAGATGTTGCTCACCATGATAAGTTGTCACAGGTGGCTGACAAGGAGAATGCAGAGCGACAAAGACAATGGTATGTTCACGGTGATGTTGAGCTCATGAGCTAAAAGATGATCATTTAAATTGTTCATGAGAAAAGTTCTGATCATCAAATTAGTTGCTTTTATCTACTGTTTAGTATCAAGGTAGTACAGGTGTATGATAAACAAAATTGATTTTGCTGGCAGGGACATCCAGGAGGAGATGGATTCACTGTGCAGTAAACATCAGGAAGAAATCGAGGCTTTGACATTCAGTAAATTATATCTTGAGCGACAGTATGCAACCCTTGAGGAAGAACTGAAAGCAGCTAGGACAGAGGTGTCAACACTCAACTCATCTGTAGCACGTCTTACCTCTTCACGGGCATCGGTCGATGCTGAGTTGGCAGCTACCAAGgtagccattaaaaaaaacctctttatGCACCTGCAAAATGTGTCAATGTGTATGGAGTTGTAGGAGAAGCAAGAGAAGGCTACCTTGTATATTGTGTTTAGGAATGTTTTGAGTAGATAGGTGTATTTAGACTGGTGAGGCATGTTGATATCTTTAGCCTGTATGAGTGGGTGGAATGTATCCTTTTAAAGGTGAATACAGAGGACTACAAACCTCTTTGATGATTGGATTTAACTAGGATGGTTAACCTTGCTTCAGTGAATTCAAGCTGGGAAAGATGCTGactcatttttgtttctggataattgttttttttaaggagtCCTACTCAGTAGTatttaatgctttaaaataatgtatgtaGATATACAAATGGCATAATCGCTTCAGACTTTCCTTGTTTTCTAGACACTTCCACGATAAATGGAAAAATAGCATCTCACTATTCTTCCTTTGAGACCTCTTAAGCCTTTGGTttgttagaaaaagaaattttctttgtatgtttcATTTAGTTATCCCTTGAGCAAGCATTTGGAAAAATTCAAGCCGATAAAGAGGTGATTCAACAGCTGAGGTTGGAACTAGCTGGACGGGATGCCATCATTGATGAGAACAACCGAAAAATCAGAGAGCATGAGATGCAAACTATACAACACTATTCAGGAACTTAAGAAGGTTTTAAcaattcttgtttatttaatcTACAGTTTATTTAATGCTAAGCATTTATTGTTTAGATTTCCATAATTCATTGCTTGCTGCAGTCATTTCAGTGTGAATAAACAAGACTCTTCACAGTTCAACATATAAATGCATTGAAAACTCTGAAAAAAGTGGGTAAAAAAGTTTTAGAGCTGCTGTTCTCTGTTGATAATCCAGCTAAATGGGAAGTGGATAGTCAAGTGGCTAGAGCACCAGGATCCAGAGTCGTGTGTATACTTGAACTAGTTGATTGAATACCCTTGTGACCAAACCTACTTTACCCACTTGACTCTGTTGTTCAATTGGTACCTGACCTCTTAGAGGGTcagagagggagaagagatgaaactacctttataataaaaattagtcCCAAGTGCAATTCCTCCCTGTGGTAGGAGTGCTTGGGtcttttttgaaaactttttcaacCAGCAGCCGAAGGTGTAAGCACTTGGGAAGGAGTTGATAGAAGAGTAGGACATTGTCCAGTTTAAGAAAATTGTAATGTAGCTGGCTTAAGTTGTCTTAATTTGGTTTTGATCATGATCACTTTGGTTTGCAAATATTGATATCTCTGCTGTTGCATTCAAGTTGATAAACTTGTGACTTCTTCTTTAGCATCTAGGTGAACCAGTGAAACATAGGCATAGCACAAAAGAGGAGCAAATGATAATTGCATCTCCTGCCAATCAGGAAATGGTTGCATCGCAGGCCAACAAAATGAAGACATTTGTTCATAATAATTTCAGACAAGCATAAAAGGGTGAGGGGaggaatttgtgttttatgccgagccagcaacaaaggctatatcacggcaaggcagctagctgtgtaaatagatgccacatgcagagaaagaacagcgtggcTGAGaggagagctgaacccaggaaagCCAACTcgcactgtattggtgacaggcggtAACCGTTGCGTCCTTACAAGCATGAGAGTGCAAAAGAATAGAAAggtgtatattttaaatattatggACATGGACTCTGACACTGAACTCCTTCAGCATGCACTTGTAGTTTTTGATGCCATCCATACAGCAGCCAGTGGTAAAGGGCACAGACTATCTTGCTTTGAGGCTAAGAAATAGAACAGAAACTGTATTCTGTAGTACAAGTTTAGGGACTAAAAAGTGTAATAGTGAGATGGCAATAATCCTTTGTAATATATCACtagtaataaatattacacaGTTATATGCCTAGAATCATTCCTTTCCATTTCTTATACTTTCAATCAATGCCAAAATTTTTCAAAGTGAGTGTACTCTCATAGCACTGCATGACAGCCAGAAGACTGGCTGACTCCACACATGGACGGCGGATATTATGATTGATGTAAATATGGTCATTGAACTTTGCATATATGAAACATGGAAAATTATTCTTGCCTGGCACAGAGTACTAACCGGAGTCATATTTGTTCGACTCCTGCATGAAACCAATGTTATGTTGTTATTCTTTTGCAGCATGGACACTGCATTATTTGTAGTTTGTAAACAAGTGCCTTCACACAGTTAAAAGTGTAATAGGTACAGTTGTGAAATAAACTGACATGGATCAAAGTATTTCTAAGTTTTTTTCGTAATCATTCAAAACAACTTCGGCAGTGGATATTACCAAGTGTAACTAATTACAGGAACTGAATTTATATAGCCTTTAGTGAAGAATGGGTTTCAGGAAGGTGAgtgtgaaggaaagaagaagaatatattattaatatttctaGAAGACTTGTGTAGTGCACTGATCCTAACAATGCTAAAGCTTTTTAAATAGATGCATTGTAAGCTGCTGCTTGAAATTGTTCAGCAATGATATGAAGGATAGAGATGCCAAGTGAATTATGCAGGATGAAGTCtggatgtttttttctgtgtgtgtgaagtaaAGTTCATACTCCTTTATGCTATTGACCTCTACAGTTTTTGCAAGTCAGTTTTGAAGTCACGAAAGACTGAAAATTATAGATACACGGTGCTTTATTCTAGTAGTGAAAGTAAAACCAAACCAGTTTACAGAAACTGAAAGGCTTTAACGTTTATCATGCATTAACTGtctcttttgacttttttaatcaGATATACCAACAGCAACtgttccccaccccaccccaaagAAGAGATACGATATGTCAGTGATTGCAGCGGTGCCGCCGAGCGCCAGCACGGGCCTCAGGGTAGACGATCTGTCAGGACCACTTAAttgcagggatgggcaagctacttttaatttgtagccggctaggctacagctactttttttccaaatgtagccggctacactacagctacaattttgcaaaaaagtagccagctact encodes the following:
- the LOC112554995 gene encoding uncharacterized protein LOC112554995 isoform X2, giving the protein MSLNPRDDEELPRKKSKLQPTEVSKTKKGSSSTVLSARSSASSQSNVQPVKPKAGHRVPVTPSAQANVSLTSTRFAVASKKTGVGNELTAWGFSGRLKDVECKLSQQEARISNLQSQLESHNQHVAHLEQKKEQLSGDVAHHDKLSQVADKENAERQRQWDIQEEMDSLCSKHQEEIEALTFSKLYLERQYATLEEELKAARTEVSTLNSSVARLTSSRASVDAELAATKLSLEQAFGKIQADKEVIQQLRLELAGRDAIIDENNRKIREHEMQTIQHYSGT
- the LOC112554995 gene encoding uncharacterized protein LOC112554995 isoform X1 → MSLNPRDDEELPRKKSKLQPTEVSKTKKGSSSTVLSARSSASSQSNVQPVKPKAGHRVPVTPSAQANVSLTSTRFAVASKKTAGVGNELTAWGFSGRLKDVECKLSQQEARISNLQSQLESHNQHVAHLEQKKEQLSGDVAHHDKLSQVADKENAERQRQWDIQEEMDSLCSKHQEEIEALTFSKLYLERQYATLEEELKAARTEVSTLNSSVARLTSSRASVDAELAATKLSLEQAFGKIQADKEVIQQLRLELAGRDAIIDENNRKIREHEMQTIQHYSGT